The following coding sequences lie in one Monomorium pharaonis isolate MP-MQ-018 chromosome 1, ASM1337386v2, whole genome shotgun sequence genomic window:
- the LOC105840920 gene encoding protein jagunal: MASKVTLSQALGTDGSDYSHRQKIATHYQVSATNKSRLKYCIFFHYLLFFVMLAKLSADILDHLDIFILEIEELQIPQPLWWEYIWCTSLLLSFLALSAIKKNRIKTLQKYMIGIILLGYGPLVYAIVYYFKDVWTYLTVGKTEEIHLWQSLPYGVLWYAFILLASQVHCFSLYFSWNLLVAWRTRGAKRID, from the exons ATGGCTTCGAAAGTTACGCTTTCCCAGGCTCTGGGAACGGACGGCAGCGATTATAGTCATCGACAGAAAATCGCGACACACTATCAAGTTAG tgcaacaaataaatcaagactcaaatattgtatattttttcattatctattattttttgtcatgCTCGCTAAACTGTCTGCCGATATATTAGATCATCTGGATATATTTATCTTGGAAATTGAGGAATTACAAATACCACAg CCACTATGGTGGGAATACATATGGTGCACTAGTTTGTTATTATCTTTTCTCGCCCTCTctgcgattaaaaaaaataggatTAAAAcactacaaaaatatatgataggTATCATTCTATTAGGTTACGGTCCATTGGTTTATGccattgtatattattttaaagatgtcTGGACATATTTAACTGTAGGCAAAACTGAGGAAATTCATTTGTGGCAG AGTCTGCCATATGGCGTACTTTGGTACGCTTTTATTCTTTTAGCCTCACAGGTTCATTGTTTTTCCTTGTACTTTTCGTGGAATCTGTTAGTTGCATGGAGAACGCGAGGTGCCAAAAGAATTGACTAA
- the LOC105833933 gene encoding myotubularin-related protein 12, whose protein sequence is MESKSSNNFISYVGLEEHELQTFSSSRRDSLVENSIRLLPGEVLIAEAQNVLMFSPVSDLKQGISGILSVTNFKLTFVTSDSNGEVYSFTIIGLMKNMKT, encoded by the exons ATGGAAAGCAAAAGTAgcaacaattttattagttacGTTGGTTTGGAGGAACACGAACTACAG ACTTTCAGTTCTAGTCGACGAGATTCGTTGGTTGAAAATAGCATAAGATTACTGCCAGGAGAAGTTCTTATCGCCGAAGCGCAAAATGTTCTGATGTTTTCACCCGTTAGCGACTTAAAACAAGGCATATCTGGGATTTTGTCAGTGACCAATTTCAAGCTTACCTTTGTCACCAGTGATTCAAACGGGGAGGTATATAGTTTTACCATTATCggtttgatgaaaaacatgaAAACGTAA
- the LOC105830048 gene encoding LOW QUALITY PROTEIN: myotubularin-related protein 10-B (The sequence of the model RefSeq protein was modified relative to this genomic sequence to represent the inferred CDS: inserted 3 bases in 2 codons), with protein MPLSTVTNLERYKRYSPTNHLYGYTDTCLTNXDEIYVTVGDXKRKLVPGSTVPSKVKGIFIICKNLRTWSFSFKFSPLGHGKNLLTALLHHAFPSRHQLLFAYDYKEAYYSSLDKNVRLFRDISDWQNELKRTLCNDETRKGWRLSMVNAKFQLCPSLSQYVVVPASVTDSQLTDAARHFQGNRPLVWSWTNVHGAALVKMSELLPTITERMQENIMFENVRKSHPQKIPPVVIELNKEINVKLIAASFAKFISLCTPENIRTIWIQDNNFYSLLENTKWLKYISYCLQKTVEVCDRLNLGISVILQEGAARDLCCVISSLAQLLLDHHFRTIAGFQSLLQKEWVAGGHPFCDRLGHIVKANSEKSPLFLLYLDCVWQLCHQYPTDFEFTETYLTTLWDAAHVSIFDTFIFNCERDRAVAALDPNTPLVLRSVWDWREQFNDKDISLFYNPLSYLRSGYRSRHRSDRTV; from the exons ATGCCTCTGTCCACCGTTACGAATCTCGAGC GATACAAACGTTACTCACCAACAAACCATTTGTATGGATATACAGATACATGTTTGACAAA CGatgaaatttatgtaacagTAGGTG AGAAACGAAAGCTAGTTCCCGGTAGTACAGTACCATCGAAAGTGAAAGGGATATTTATTATCTGCAAA aatttaagAACATGGtcgttttctttcaaattttcacCTCTTGGACATGGTAAGAATCTTCTGACTGCGTTGCTACATCACGCTTTTCCTAGCAGGCACCAACTGTTGTTTGCTTACGATTACAA AGAGGCTTATTACAGTAGTCTTGACAAAAATGTACGACTATTTCGAGATATTTCGGACTGGCAGAACGAATTGAAAAGAACATTATGTAATGACGAAACAAGAAAAGGTTGGAGATTATCAATGGTTAATGCCAAATTTCAACTTTGCCCTAG TTTATCCCAATATGTAGTGGTACCTGCGTCTGTGACTGATAGTCAATTGACAGATGCAGCTAGACATTTTCAAGGTAATAGACCGCTAGTATGGTCTTGGACAAATGTGCATGGTGCGGCATTAGTAAAAATGTCAGAATTATTACCAACGATTACAGAGAGAATGCAGGAGAATATTATGTTTGAAAATGTTCGTAAAAGCCATCCTCAAAAAATACCACCCGTTGTTatcgaattaaataaagaaattaatgttaaGTTAATAGCAGCAAGTTTTGCCAAATTTATTAGCTTATGCACTCCAg aaaacaTCAGAACAATTTGGATTCaggataataatttttattctttgttagAAAATACAAAGTGGCTCAAGTACATATCGTATTGCCTACAAAAGACAGTCGAAGTCTGTGACCGTCTTAATTTAGGAATTTCTGTCATCTTACAAG AAGGTGCCGCTAGAGACTTGTGCTGCGTTATATCGAGTTTAGCGCAACTGTTGCTGGATCATCATTTTCGTACTATCGCAGGTTTTCAATCGTTATTACAAAAAGAATGGGTCGCGGGTGGCCACCCGTTTTGCGATAGATTAGGTCATATAGTGAAAGCTAATTCGGAAAAG TCTCCATTGTTTCTCTTATACCTCGATTGTGTTTGGCAATTATGTCACCAATATCCAACGGATTTTGAATTTACGGAAACATATTTGACCACGCTATGGGACGCGGCGCATGTTTCCATCTTCGATACCTTTATCTTCAACTGTGAGAGAGATCGCGCAGTGGCAGCTTTG gATCCCAACACTCCTCTCGTTCTTCGTAGCGTTTGGGACTGGCGAGAACAATTCAACGATAAGGATATCTCCTTGTTTTACAATCCTTTAT CCTACCTAAGGTCGGGATATAGGTCAAGACATAGATCAGATCGCACGGTGTAA
- the LOC105833272 gene encoding serine/threonine-protein kinase MRCK alpha isoform X3 yields MEISSVDCGKKQPCRRSDMSDSSRYLYSHLPPDIMPKGLSNNGIGGRLRQLEGLFIGGSAQGGRVGHTISIETLIDVLLVLYDECCNSSLRREKTVSDFIEFVKPITSCIKNLQLTREDFEIVKVIGRGAFGEVCVVRMRGSDKVFAMKILNKWEMLKRAETACFREERDVLVYGDRRWITNLHYAFQDDNNLYLVMDYYCGGDLLTLLSKFEDRLPEDMARFYIAEMVLAIGSIHDLRYVHRDIKPDNVLLDANGHIRLADFGSCLRLFEDGTVQSNVAVGTPDYISPEILRAMEDGQGQYGPECDWWSLGVCMYEMLYGETPFYAESLVETYGKIMNHKNCFDFPTDAVYDVSEEAKDLMRKLICSSEFRLGQNGIDDFKKHPWFDGVDWDTLRDSTAPYIPEVSSPSDTSNFDVDDTDVRTSDAVPPAANSAFSALHLPFVGFSFTQGSCISDLGCISALSQTDKRIQLLEEENARLIQTIDDMKNQSSIIHSSPGISPDSNNATRKLQDEINTLTKRNCELESQLKSMEVPRELRTLDNGDVTKFRELEKLVRCLRSEKEEVIKDKLDAQEKLKLQDKELKDALTQRKLAMAEYTEVSDKLSELRQQKQKLSRQVRDKEEELEVAMQKVDTLRHDIRKAEKLRRELENRIDEAMAETSKERKLRERSEEYCKQMQEEMEKIRQRSLGNDASANHALATQEINRLKAEVEKLEVQYNENLTQQQGRFNLEIRSLQEQLHEAETRRELLEREVQLTKEKLDAARLENITDSEETINELSRRHEREKIMLVEENKKLVLELGALTDSVNRLQSERRQLEDEYEELRNKKEAIAQWEAQITEIIQWVSDEKDARGYLQALATKMTEELEFLKHSGGVGSVGSGTTMADKNWRNRRSQKLDKMELLNLQSSLQSEIQAKQAISEELTKTRSDLIAAQKELRDLKQRLDTMSHELKRKDMQVKELQARLDTGDGSVSSCDTTSKSPNIVSTKPQRIIVHQPSSPLPVMRAPRITTCRLLTRFVPVNMFISQNAVTIVSPPVLERPTSQMSYLEHFLKETTSSTRHGSVDSVEGDIEDNRAPSITSSKSNLSELSIDPTSPLSHELLNKSSSTHGQTNLQPKPKSHQFLVRTFSAPTKCNHCTSLMVGLTRQGVVCEVCGFACHMPCCDKVPPMCPVPHDQTKRPLGIDPTRGIGTAYEGYVKVPKMGGVKKGWVRQFVVVCDFKLFLYDISPDRNALPSVYVSQVLDMRDEEFSVSSVRDSDVIHATKKDIPCIFRITTSLLEPPGLRNHTLMLADTESEKTKWVVALSELHRILKRNNLPNTTIFRAKELLDNTLAFIKNVMSGAIIDPDRLVIGTEEGLFCLDLDRSEIARVGEGKKIYLLEYVTEEQLIVVLSGKQRHVRLVPVRALDGDEVEWIKVAETKGCITLTTGIVRRNPLNYCLCVAIKKQNASQIIIYEITRTKTRHKRIRELMLPCHAQTLQVFSEGRLCVGYPSGFSIYSILGDHHPISLVHAENTLLGFLTYSAVDALRCIELARGEFLLVFHTLAVYVDSQGRKSRDREIMYPAVPTAVSFCEGYLLVYSETHIDVFDCTSGDWLQTLNVKRARPLNISGSLTTCVINDMPYVIYLSNLHQRELLNLVPLDASGRQMTRPRRRFSLREGNRAIRPTDRRSKMISAPTNFNHISHMGPGNGIQIQRLLDLPTTLETADQQHTSHHGSSHLHSSQQRLYDATLQTPNKPAPLPPRHPPSDARRLSSHISRNSGYSPHNGSTTTRRGPAPPRPTATPPSLPRTPVDQIDSESVHLRSHTPLSLGSIASLHNKEHPSGGSPRHSIASNNSSNPSTPPSPAHDHGSSSYDS; encoded by the exons TTCAAGATGACAATAACTTG tATCTGGTCATGGATTACTATTGCGGAGGAGATTTATTAACGTTACTGAGCAAATTTGAGGATCGTTTACCCGAGGACATGGCTCGATTTTACATAGCAGAAATGGTGCTAGCTATAGGTTCTATACATGACTTGCGCTATGTACATCGAGACATTAAACCCGATAATGTTTTACTGGACGCGAATGGTCATATCAGATTGGCTGATTTTGGCTCTTGTTTACGATTGTTCGAGGATGGTACAGTGCAAAGTAACGTCGCTGTTGGTACTCCAGACTACATTTCACCAGAAATATTAAGG GCGATGGAGGATGGTCAGGGACAATATGGTCCTGAATGCGATTGGTGGTCTCTTGGAGTATGCATGTACGAGATGCTCTATGGTGAAACACCTTTTTACGCGGAATCTCTAGTCGAGACTTATGGCAAAATTATGAATCACAAG aattgttTTGACTTTCCTACGGACGCTGTGTACGATGTTTCTGAAGAAGCCAAAGATCTGATGCGCAAGTTGATTTGCAGCTCTGAATTTAGACTAGGTCAAAATGGAATTGATGACTTTAAG aaGCATCCTTGGTTCGACGGAGTCGATTGGGATACGCTCAGAGATAGCACTGCGCCGTACATTCCTGAAGTCTCGTCACCTAGTGACACGTCCAACTTTGATGTCGATGATACAGATGTTCGCACTTCCGATGCCGTTCCACCAGCCGCGAATTCAGCCTTTTCCGCGCTACATTTACCATTCGTTGGTTTTAGTTTTACGCAAGGAAG tTGTATATCAGATCTGGGTTGTATATCTGCCTTATCTCAGACGGACAAACGTATACAGTTACTTGAGGAAGAAAATGCAAGGTTGATACAAACTATTGACGATATGAAAAATCAATCGAGTATAATTCATTCTTCTCCTGGTATCTCTCCAGATTCTAATAATGCGACCAGAAAACTTCAGGATGAAATTAATACGCTTACGAAACGCAATTGTG AGTTGGAGTCGCAGTTAAAGTCTATGGAGGTTCCACGTGAATTACGAACTTTAGATAACGGTGACGTGACAAAATTCCGAGAACTTGAAAAGCTAGTTCGATGTCTACGCTCGGAAAAGGAAGAAGTCATCAAAGATAAGTTGGACGCGCAGGAGAAACTGAAGCTTCAAGACAAAGAATTGAAAGACGCGCTCACGCAACGTAAACTTGCGATGGCGGAATATACGGAAGTATCGGATAAATTATCGGAACTGCGGCAACAGAAACAAAAGTTATCGAGACAGGTTCGAGACAAAGAAGAAGAGTTAGAAGTTGCGATGCAAAAGGTCGATACTTTACGCCATGATATTCGGAAAGCTGAAAAACTGCGAAGAGAATTGGAAAATAGAATTGATGAAGCAATGGCGGAGACTAGCAAAGAACGGAAATTGAGAGAACGCAGCGAGGAATATTGCAAGCAGATGCAAGAGGAAATGGAGAAGATCAGGCAACGTTCTCTTGGAAACGACGCCAGTGCGAATCATGCTTTAGCCACTCAAGAGATTAATAGATTAAAGGCAGAAGTTGAAAAGCTCGAGGTTCAATATAATGAAAACTTGACTCAGCAACAAGGCAGGTTTAATCTCGAGATTCGAAGTCTGCAGGAACAATTGCACGAAGCTGAAACTAGACGAGAACTGTTGGAGAGAGAGGTGCAACTCACCAAGGAGAAATTGGATGCTGCGAGACTGGAAAATATCACCGATAGCGAAGAAACTATAAATGAGTTAAGTAGACGTcacgagagagaaaagattaTGCTGgttgaagaaaataagaaacttGTGTTGGAACTCGGTGCCCTCACTGACAGTGTTAATAGATTGCAAAGTGAGAGAAGACAGTTGGAGGACGAATACGAGGAATTGAGAAACAAGAAAGAAGCAATCGCACAGTGGGAAGCTCAGATTACTGAAATTATTCAGTGGGTATCGGACGAAAAAGATGCTCGTGGATATTTGCAG GCTTTGGCTACAAAAATGACGGAAGAGTTGGAATTCTTGAAACACTCTGGTGGAGTTGGTAGTGTTGGAAGTGGAACCACTATGGCAGATAAAAATTGGCGAAATCGTCGCTCACAGAAGCTCGATAAGATGgaacttttaaatttgcaGAGCTCCTTGCAAAGTGAAATACAAGCGAAGCAAGCGATTTCAGAGGAACTTACCAAAACTCGTTCTGATTTGATAGCCGcacaaaa ggaATTGAGGGACTTGAAGCAGCGATTAGATACCATGTCGCACGAATTGAAGCGTAAAGATATGCAAGTAAAAGAGTTGCAAGCACGTCTCGATACTGGGGATGGCT CTGTCTCATCCTGCGATACAACAAGCAAATCTCCAAACATCGTTAGCACCAAACCCCAACGTATCATCGTACATCAGCCGTCGTCACCCTTACCAGTAATGCGTGCCCCCCGCATCACGACTTGTCGCTTATTAACTAGATTCGTTCCAGTCAACATGTTCATCAGTCAGAATGCCGTTACCATCGTATCGCCGCCCG ttttagAACGTCCTACATCACAGATGTCGTATCTTGAGCATTTTCTTAAAGAAACTACAAGTAGTACTCGTCATGGCAGTGTCGACAGTGTGGAAGGTGACATTGAGGACAATCGTGCACCTAGTATTACGAGCAGCAAAAGTAATCTGTCTGAACTTAGTATC gATCCAACTTCGCCGTTATCTCATGAACTTCTAAATAAGTCTTCATCCACCCATGGTCAGACCAATTTGCAACCAAAACCCAAGTCACACCAATTTCTCGTACGAACGTTTTCAGCGCCTACAAAGTGTAATCACTGCACGTCTTTAATGGTTGGTTTAACGAGGCAAGGAGTTGTATGCGAAGTGTGCGGCTTTGCATGCCATATGCCTTGTTGTGACAAAGTACCTCCGATGTGCCCTGTACCCCATGATCAAA CTAAACGACCATTGGGGATCGATCCTACACGTGGGATTGGTACTGCGTACGAAGGATACGTTAAAGTGCCAAAAATGGGTGGCGTCAAGAAGGGTTGGGTGCGTCAATTCGTCGTAGTTTGTGacttcaaattatttctttatgacATTTCACCAGATCGAAATGCTTTGCCATCTGTATATGTTTCACAAGTTCTGGATATGCGAGATGAAGAATTCAGCGTCAGCTCCGTTCGTGATTCTGACGTGATACATGCTACAAAAAAGGACATTCCGTGTATATTCAGG ataactACGTCATTGTTGGAGCCTCCTGGATTGAGAAATCATACGTTAATGTTGGCAGATACGGAGAgcgaaaaaacaaaatgggtAGTAGCTTTAAGCGAACTTCATAGgattttaaagagaaacaaTCTTCCAAACACAACG atttttcgAGCGAAAGAACTGTTGGACAATACCTTGGcattcattaaaaatgtaatgtcaGGGGCGATTATTGATCCGGATCGTCTAGTCATTGGTACAGAGGAAGGTCTCTTCTGTTTAGATTTAGATCGTAGCG aaattGCAAGAGTCGGAGAAGgaaaaaagatatatcttCTTGAATATGTTACCGAAGAGCAATTGATTGTGGTATTGAGTGGAAAACAACGTCATGTACGGCTGGTTCCAGTACGTGCCTTGGACGGAGACGAAGTCGAATGGATTAAAGTAGCGGAGACTAAAGGATGTATTACATTAACGACTGGAATAGTGCGTCGTAATCCGCTTAATTATTGCTTGTGCGTTGCAATAAAGAAACAA AACGCATCGCAAATCATCATCTATGAAATAACACGTACGAAAACGAGACATAAGCGTATACGTGAGTTAATGTTACCATGTCACGCACAAACCTTACAAGTTTTCTCTGAAGGTCGCTTGTGCGTTGGTTATCCATCTGGATTTTCCATTTACAGCATTTTAGGAGATCATCATCCTATTT CTTTGGTCCACGCTGAGAATACGCTCTTGGGTTTCCTTACTTATAGTGCTGTGGATGCGTTACGTTGCATCGAGTTGGCACGGGGTGAATTCTTATTAGTCTTCCACACATTAGCGGTATACGTTGATAGTCAGGGAAGAAAAAGTCGGGATCGGGAGATAATGTATCCTGCAGTGCCTACAGCAGTTA GTTTTTGCGAAGGATATCTATTGGTATATAGTGAAACTCATATCGACGTGTTTGACTGTACATCTGGAGACTGGTTACAAACGCTTAATGTAAAACGAGCTCGACCATTAAATATTTCGGGTTCTCTTACGACTTGTGTAATAAATGACATGCCATATGTTATTTATCTTAGCAATTTGCATCAGC GAGAACTATTAAATTTGGTACCATTGGATGCGAGCGGTAGACAAATGACGAGACCACGGCGAAGATTTTCACTACGAGAAGGTAATAGGGCTATTCGTCCTACAGACAGGCGTTCGAAAATGATTTCTGCGCCGACAAATTTCAATCATATTAGTCATATGGGTCCAGGAAATGGGATACAG ataCAGCGTTTATTAGATTTGCCCACGACATTGGAAACTGCTGATCAACAACATACGAGTCATCATGGCAGTTCTCATCTTCATAGTAGTCAGCAAAGA CTATATGATGCTACACTTCAAACACCGAACAAACCGGCACCGCTGCCTCCTAGGCATCCCCCTTCTGACGCGCGTCGTCTGAGTTCGCATATATCGAGAAACTCTGGTTATTCACCGCACAACG gtTCTACAACAACACGAAGAGGTCCTGCGCCGCCCCGACCAACTGCCACGCCTCCTTCCTTACCGCGCACTCCAGTGGACCAAATTGATTCTGAATCGGTACATTTGCGTTCACATACTCCGCTCTCTCTTGGTAGTATTGCATCTTTACATAACAag gaaCATCCGTCTGGTGGCAGCCCTAGACACTCGATAGCTTCGAACAATAGCTCAAATCCATCAACACCACCGAGTCCCGCACACGATCACGGATCGTCTTCGTATgattcgtaa